In Pelosinus sp. UFO1, one genomic interval encodes:
- a CDS encoding HAMP domain-containing sensor histidine kinase — translation MIRSIFSKILLSHIGLVLLSTITLTLFMSYLVRSTAIDTKRQDLLTKGATVIELLTPDIVAGKIPPDDVLDKIGDLAGGSIWLVNQKGALIAGKPPSNFSKRFQEAKQENTDLFSDGPHSWIRPTSKHKDPSIMVALTIPDSSTPIVVFLDAPIIGVNKTVASLENLLLYSLLFTLFTAIIVGFLVARSLTKPIADISQAAKSFAKGNFDSRTTATGNNEIGNLGQTFNTMADSLAQIEQNRRNFLASVSHELKTPVTSIQALSETILDGLAPKPEQQHRYISTILNESKRLGRLIGDLLDLSQLEADALSIVSEKLDISKWLQVEIEKIEPLLTQKQITLSLDLPEQVPCVWGDADRLSQVFTNLLTNAIRHSPEQAVITISLSIIRQSLSIAIIDSGSGISPEDLPYIWDRFYRGDKSRARISGGTGLGLAITKKLMQAMQGTITVESQLGKGSTFTFTLPIVK, via the coding sequence ATGATTCGTTCTATATTTAGCAAGATTCTTCTATCACATATTGGACTTGTTTTATTAAGCACAATCACCTTAACCCTATTTATGTCCTATCTGGTCAGGTCCACTGCTATTGATACCAAACGCCAAGACCTGCTTACTAAAGGTGCTACTGTCATCGAATTGTTAACACCTGACATTGTCGCTGGTAAAATACCTCCTGATGATGTTCTAGACAAAATTGGCGATTTGGCAGGTGGCTCCATTTGGCTCGTAAATCAAAAAGGGGCATTGATTGCCGGAAAACCGCCAAGCAATTTTAGCAAACGCTTTCAAGAAGCAAAACAGGAAAATACAGATTTATTTAGTGATGGCCCCCATTCATGGATACGCCCTACCTCTAAACACAAAGATCCTTCCATTATGGTTGCTCTCACTATACCCGATTCTTCAACTCCGATTGTTGTATTTTTAGATGCCCCCATCATAGGAGTCAATAAAACCGTTGCCTCTTTAGAAAACTTATTACTCTACTCTTTGTTATTCACTCTCTTTACAGCCATCATCGTAGGATTCCTGGTTGCCCGCAGCCTTACAAAACCCATAGCAGACATTAGCCAAGCTGCCAAAAGTTTTGCAAAAGGTAATTTCGATAGCCGTACTACTGCCACAGGAAATAATGAGATTGGCAACTTAGGACAAACTTTTAATACCATGGCAGATTCTTTAGCGCAAATTGAACAAAATAGGCGTAATTTTCTAGCTAGCGTTTCACATGAGCTAAAAACTCCAGTTACCTCAATTCAAGCTTTATCGGAGACCATCTTAGATGGTTTAGCCCCTAAACCAGAACAACAACATCGCTATATAAGTACTATATTAAATGAAAGTAAACGTTTAGGTCGGTTAATTGGTGACTTGCTTGATTTATCCCAGTTAGAAGCAGATGCATTATCGATTGTCTCCGAAAAATTGGACATAAGCAAATGGTTACAAGTAGAAATTGAAAAAATCGAACCCCTACTGACCCAAAAGCAAATTACTCTTTCTCTTGACCTACCAGAACAGGTCCCCTGTGTTTGGGGCGATGCAGATCGATTAAGCCAAGTATTTACTAACTTGCTTACTAATGCTATAAGACATTCACCTGAACAGGCAGTAATCACTATTAGCTTATCCATAATAAGACAATCCTTATCCATTGCCATTATAGATTCAGGCTCTGGCATTTCACCTGAAGACTTACCTTATATCTGGGATCGCTTCTACCGTGGGGATAAATCTAGAGCACGAATTTCTGGTGGCACAGGGTTAGGTCTAGCTATTACCAAAAAGCTAATGCAGGCGATGCAAGGCACGATTACCGTTGAGAGTCAATTAGGAAAAGGATCCACATTTACTTTTACACTTCCCATCGTCAAATAA
- a CDS encoding response regulator, with translation MPIKILVADDEPAISEVVKLYLEQEGFTVFTAEDGEIALTIETKEQPDLLILDVMLPKLSGWELCQTIKRPVPVIFLTAKSAEVDKMTGFSLGADDYITKPFSPRELVARIKAVLRRSGLLQPNGTTLNFAELSINAAAQGVECNGQLASLSPKEFELLLFLARHPHVAFSREQLLTNVWGYDFDGDDRTVDATIKRLRQKLHDANYTYIHTVWGTGYKFEVLKK, from the coding sequence ATGCCGATAAAAATTTTAGTAGCAGATGATGAGCCTGCTATTTCTGAAGTAGTAAAACTCTACTTAGAACAGGAGGGCTTTACTGTATTTACAGCAGAAGATGGTGAAATCGCTCTTACTATTGAAACAAAGGAGCAACCTGATTTGCTGATTCTTGATGTTATGCTACCGAAATTATCAGGCTGGGAACTTTGCCAAACAATCAAGCGCCCAGTTCCCGTTATCTTCTTAACAGCTAAAAGTGCAGAGGTCGATAAGATGACAGGTTTTTCCTTAGGTGCGGATGATTATATTACCAAACCTTTTAGCCCAAGGGAACTCGTAGCTAGAATTAAGGCTGTCCTGCGCCGTAGTGGCTTACTACAACCAAACGGCACCACACTAAACTTTGCAGAACTCTCCATCAATGCAGCAGCCCAAGGAGTGGAATGCAATGGACAACTCGCTTCTTTATCCCCCAAAGAATTTGAATTACTACTTTTTTTAGCACGTCACCCCCATGTAGCTTTTTCCCGTGAACAACTGCTGACAAATGTTTGGGGTTATGATTTTGATGGAGATGACCGAACGGTAGATGCTACCATTAAAAGATTACGTCAAAAATTACATGACGCTAACTACACCTACATTCATACTGTTTGGGGTACAGGTTATAAATTCGAGGTATTAAAGAAATGA
- a CDS encoding biotin--[acetyl-CoA-carboxylase] ligase, which translates to MRKSILNMLRNNANDYLSGEEISRQLSVSRTAIWKHMQTLKQAGYEIEAHPRQGYRLKSVPDRLLPDEIRDHLQTTMLGQHEIYYFDDIDSTNNEAKKQANLGCHEGAIVLSEAQNRGRGRIARSWFSPFGKGIWLSLILKPPFLPSDAPKCTLMAAVAVTKAIRAITKVQCGIKWPNDILYKGKKIVGILTEMNAEMDAINYIVIGMGINVNIDQDEFPEELRAIATSLSEVSGQPITRLTLLQAILVELETEYNKVIQYGFSQMLDEWRQLSVTLGQTVDALGGSRQFSGVAIDIDQDGTLLVQTEEKIERIIAGDISIRPKA; encoded by the coding sequence ATGCGCAAGAGCATTTTAAATATGTTACGAAATAATGCAAATGATTACCTATCCGGTGAAGAAATTAGCAGACAGTTGTCAGTCTCTAGAACGGCAATTTGGAAACATATGCAAACTCTTAAACAGGCAGGTTATGAGATTGAAGCCCATCCTCGTCAAGGCTATCGTTTAAAAAGTGTACCAGATCGCCTATTGCCAGATGAGATTCGAGATCATTTGCAGACCACCATGTTAGGGCAACATGAAATATATTATTTTGATGATATTGATTCTACTAATAATGAAGCTAAAAAACAAGCAAACTTAGGATGCCACGAAGGTGCAATTGTATTATCTGAGGCGCAGAATAGGGGAAGAGGGAGGATTGCCCGCAGCTGGTTTTCTCCTTTTGGCAAAGGTATTTGGCTATCCTTAATATTAAAGCCACCCTTTCTTCCTTCTGACGCTCCTAAGTGTACCTTAATGGCTGCCGTTGCCGTAACAAAGGCGATTCGCGCTATAACTAAAGTGCAGTGTGGTATTAAATGGCCGAATGATATTTTATATAAAGGGAAAAAAATAGTAGGGATTTTGACAGAAATGAATGCGGAAATGGATGCGATCAATTATATCGTAATTGGTATGGGAATCAATGTAAATATTGATCAAGATGAGTTTCCAGAGGAACTTAGGGCAATTGCAACCTCTCTTTCTGAGGTCTCTGGGCAGCCCATAACGAGACTAACCTTATTGCAGGCAATTTTGGTGGAGTTAGAAACAGAGTATAATAAAGTAATACAATATGGTTTTTCTCAAATGTTAGATGAGTGGCGTCAACTTTCCGTTACGTTAGGGCAAACTGTCGACGCCTTAGGTGGGAGCAGACAGTTTAGCGGGGTGGCAATTGATATTGATCAGGACGGTACACTGCTGGTTCAAACGGAAGAAAAAATCGAAAGAATTATTGCTGGAGACATTTCGATTCGGCCAAAAGCGTAG
- a CDS encoding type III pantothenate kinase, with translation MLLVFDIGNTNIVLGAYDGEELLQHWRVSTDRQKTGDEYGILINNLFTYGGLSIKDISAVIISSVVPPLVVPLVKMCQRYFNVEPLVVGPGIKTGIFIKYENPREVGADRIVNAVAAHHKYNGPLIIVDFGTATTFCAVSGNGDYLGGAIAPGIGISTEALFQRAAKLPRIELVKPKNVICRNTVTSMQSGIIFGFVGQVDGIVNRMKEEMGQDVYVIATGGLANLIAQETTVINAVEHFLTLEGLRIIYDLNKQ, from the coding sequence ATGCTGTTAGTGTTTGATATAGGAAATACAAATATAGTGCTTGGAGCATATGACGGTGAAGAATTATTACAGCATTGGCGGGTATCTACTGATAGGCAAAAAACAGGTGATGAGTATGGAATTTTAATAAACAACCTTTTTACTTATGGTGGTCTTAGTATTAAAGACATCTCTGCAGTGATTATTTCTTCTGTTGTACCACCCCTTGTTGTGCCTTTGGTAAAGATGTGCCAACGGTATTTTAATGTAGAACCATTAGTGGTAGGACCTGGGATTAAGACCGGTATTTTTATAAAATATGAAAATCCACGAGAAGTAGGAGCAGATCGTATTGTAAATGCGGTTGCTGCGCACCATAAGTATAATGGTCCCCTAATTATTGTCGATTTTGGTACAGCGACAACTTTTTGTGCTGTTTCAGGTAATGGCGATTATTTAGGAGGGGCTATCGCTCCTGGTATTGGTATTTCGACAGAAGCCTTATTCCAAAGGGCTGCCAAGTTACCAAGGATCGAATTGGTAAAACCAAAGAATGTCATATGCCGTAACACAGTTACCAGTATGCAGTCGGGAATTATTTTTGGCTTTGTGGGACAAGTAGATGGAATTGTTAATCGCATGAAAGAAGAAATGGGCCAAGATGTTTATGTCATTGCGACAGGTGGATTGGCAAATCTGATTGCGCAAGAAACGACTGTTATTAATGCAGTGGAGCACTTTCTAACATTGGAAGGCTTACGAATTATTTATGATTTAAATAAACAATAA
- the dusB gene encoding tRNA dihydrouridine synthase DusB has translation MQIGTIKLENPVILAPMAGVTDLPFRLLAKEMGCGLVYSEMVSDKGLLYENSQTLHMLKIDERERPVAMQIFGSDPESMAKAAAIVEKSGADIIDINMGCPTPKIIKNGSGSALMCQPDLAYRIMASVVAAVSVPVTVKIRKGWSEGSVNAVEMGQLAEKAGIAAIAVHGRTREQFYTGEADWSIIKQVKESVGIPVIGNGDIRTPYDAVKMMTETGCDAIMIGRGAQGNPWIFKQVTHYMSTGEILPLPLMSERVAVLLRHLDMLIEYKGEHVGIREMRSHGAWYTKGLPHSAELRLKLNQAESKEDFIAVLEQF, from the coding sequence ATGCAAATTGGTACTATTAAATTAGAAAATCCTGTGATTCTGGCCCCTATGGCTGGAGTTACTGATCTGCCTTTTCGGCTATTAGCCAAAGAAATGGGCTGTGGGTTGGTGTATTCTGAAATGGTCAGTGATAAGGGCTTGCTATATGAAAATAGTCAAACCTTGCATATGCTGAAAATTGATGAACGAGAACGACCGGTTGCAATGCAAATTTTTGGTTCAGATCCTGAAAGTATGGCAAAGGCTGCGGCCATTGTTGAAAAATCCGGTGCTGATATCATTGACATTAATATGGGGTGTCCCACACCTAAAATCATTAAGAATGGAAGTGGTTCGGCTTTAATGTGTCAACCTGATTTAGCATACCGTATTATGGCTAGTGTTGTGGCAGCTGTAAGTGTGCCTGTAACGGTAAAGATTCGTAAAGGCTGGAGTGAGGGATCAGTTAATGCGGTAGAGATGGGGCAGTTAGCGGAAAAAGCGGGTATAGCAGCTATTGCAGTTCATGGCCGTACGAGGGAACAATTTTATACAGGTGAAGCGGATTGGAGTATTATAAAGCAGGTTAAAGAAAGTGTTGGCATTCCTGTAATCGGTAATGGGGATATTCGTACACCTTATGATGCGGTAAAAATGATGACTGAAACTGGCTGTGATGCTATTATGATAGGTCGCGGTGCACAAGGCAATCCTTGGATTTTTAAGCAAGTTACCCATTATATGTCAACAGGGGAAATCCTACCGTTACCTTTAATGAGTGAACGCGTTGCTGTATTGCTTAGGCATTTAGATATGTTAATAGAGTATAAAGGTGAACATGTGGGAATTAGAGAAATGCGCAGTCATGGCGCATGGTATACAAAAGGATTGCCACATTCCGCAGAATTAAGATTAAAGCTGAATCAAGCAGAAAGCAAAGAAGATTTTATAGCTGTATTAGAACAATTTTAA
- a CDS encoding saccharopine dehydrogenase NADP-binding domain-containing protein has product MEKFAFIVHPLAAKDFSRKFAFTKNWPDGLVEGVIKYIPPFKASHITGIQSPSTQGEGWFIGCPLTSRQMMEMPEKYVIEKIIKAGKVAEKLGAKIVGLGAFTSIVGDAGITIAKNLNIAVTTGNSYTVATALEGTRQAAQIMGIDLEQANVLILGATGSIGGACAQILAREVRYLTLAARNEEKLEKLAEQILRKTGLAVKVTANTKSALKSADIIIAVTSAIDSIIEPEDLKSGAIVCDVARPRNVSRRVAEMRNDILVIEGGVVEVPGDVDFGLNFGFPEGTAYACMAETMILSLEQRYENFTLGRELTVKQVETIEKLGNKHGFKLAGFRSFERAITANEIAAIKENVIINNQMQRRGIG; this is encoded by the coding sequence ATGGAAAAGTTTGCTTTTATTGTACATCCGCTCGCCGCAAAAGACTTTAGTCGCAAGTTCGCATTTACTAAAAATTGGCCGGATGGTTTGGTTGAGGGGGTAATAAAATATATTCCCCCATTTAAGGCTTCGCATATAACAGGTATACAGTCCCCATCTACGCAAGGTGAGGGTTGGTTTATTGGTTGCCCATTAACATCACGGCAGATGATGGAGATGCCTGAAAAGTATGTAATTGAGAAAATTATTAAAGCAGGTAAGGTTGCAGAAAAATTAGGTGCAAAGATCGTGGGGTTGGGGGCATTTACTTCCATCGTAGGGGATGCAGGCATTACCATCGCCAAGAACTTAAATATTGCTGTAACCACAGGAAATAGTTATACGGTTGCTACTGCTCTTGAGGGAACAAGGCAGGCCGCTCAAATAATGGGTATTGATCTAGAACAGGCTAATGTATTGATATTAGGGGCTACTGGCTCTATTGGCGGGGCTTGTGCTCAAATCCTTGCACGGGAAGTAAGGTACCTAACATTAGCGGCACGTAATGAAGAAAAGTTGGAAAAACTTGCTGAACAAATTTTACGAAAAACAGGATTAGCTGTTAAAGTAACTGCGAATACTAAATCTGCCTTAAAGTCAGCGGATATTATTATTGCTGTGACTAGCGCAATTGATAGCATTATTGAACCTGAAGATTTAAAATCAGGTGCGATTGTTTGTGATGTAGCAAGACCACGAAATGTTTCTCGCCGTGTAGCGGAAATGCGTAATGATATATTGGTAATTGAAGGTGGCGTAGTTGAGGTTCCTGGGGATGTTGACTTTGGACTAAACTTTGGTTTTCCTGAAGGGACGGCTTATGCTTGTATGGCAGAAACAATGATACTTTCCTTAGAACAACGCTATGAGAATTTTACATTGGGGCGCGAACTAACAGTGAAACAGGTGGAAACAATTGAAAAACTAGGTAATAAACACGGATTTAAACTAGCGGGCTTTCGTAGTTTTGAAAGAGCTATCACAGCAAATGAGATTGCCGCGATTAAAGAAAATGTAATTATTAATAATCAAATGCAAAGGAGGGGAATTGGTTAG
- the greA gene encoding transcription elongation factor GreA has translation MAEKQFILTAEGLKKIEQKFDHLKSVRRREVAERIKQAIEFGDISENSEYEDAKNEQAFIEGEIITLEKMLRNSKVIDEQEIKTDVVSIGVTVVLKDLEFGDEFEYTLVGSAEADPVELKISNESPVGQAILGQKIGSIVEVNVPAGILKYEVIDIKRNL, from the coding sequence ATGGCTGAAAAGCAATTTATTCTAACTGCTGAAGGATTAAAGAAGATAGAGCAGAAATTTGATCATCTGAAATCAGTACGCCGTCGGGAAGTAGCTGAAAGAATTAAACAAGCAATCGAATTTGGTGACATCAGCGAAAACTCCGAATATGAAGACGCGAAAAATGAACAAGCTTTTATCGAAGGCGAAATTATAACATTAGAGAAAATGCTTCGTAATAGTAAAGTCATTGATGAACAAGAGATAAAAACTGATGTAGTTTCTATTGGTGTTACCGTTGTTTTAAAAGACCTGGAGTTTGGAGATGAATTTGAATATACTCTTGTTGGTTCGGCTGAAGCTGACCCAGTGGAATTAAAGATTTCTAATGAATCACCTGTTGGTCAAGCAATTTTGGGTCAAAAAATAGGTAGTATTGTTGAGGTAAATGTGCCTGCTGGTATTTTAAAATATGAAGTAATTGATATTAAACGGAACTTATAA
- the lysS gene encoding lysine--tRNA ligase — MTEVKNQEIQKTEDLNELMRVRREKMTAFEEQGIEPFARKYDVTIHASDVIANFETLEEKSVRVAGRIMAIRGHGKASFVHVMDMSGKVQAYFRQDVIGEVEYEKFKLLDIGDIVGIEGIVFRTQRGEISLKTSSFEILAKSLRPLPEKWHGLKDVETRYRQRYLDLIVNPEVRNTFVTRSKIIKSLRSILDKRDYLEVETPMMHPIAGGAAARPFVTHHNALDMNLFMRIAPELYLKRLIVGGFERVYEVGRVFRNEGISVRHNPEFTIVELYQAYSDYQDLMRLTEDVVSGIALEVLGTTQITYQGQEINLAPPWNRMTMPEAVKKYTDVDFDTVTTIEEARNIADRLGVKYEKKNGIGGILNNIFEDKVEEHLIQPTFIIGHPTEISPLAKRNKENPDITDRFEVFVFARELANGFSELNDPIDQEGRFNSQVEQRESGDDEAHMMDHDYVNALEYGLPPTGGLGIGIDRLVMLLTDSPSIRDVLLFPHMRHKE, encoded by the coding sequence ATGACAGAAGTAAAGAATCAGGAAATTCAAAAAACTGAAGATTTAAACGAACTTATGCGTGTGCGCCGTGAGAAAATGACGGCATTTGAGGAACAAGGAATTGAGCCTTTTGCTCGAAAATATGATGTTACAATTCATGCAAGCGATGTAATTGCCAATTTTGAGACGCTAGAAGAAAAGTCAGTGCGAGTTGCTGGGCGTATTATGGCAATACGTGGTCATGGTAAGGCTAGTTTTGTTCATGTAATGGACATGTCTGGTAAAGTTCAAGCTTACTTTCGTCAAGATGTGATTGGCGAAGTTGAATATGAAAAATTTAAACTTCTTGATATCGGAGATATTGTTGGTATTGAGGGGATTGTTTTTAGAACTCAACGTGGTGAAATTAGTTTAAAAACAAGCAGCTTTGAAATTTTAGCAAAATCTCTTAGACCACTTCCAGAAAAATGGCATGGTTTAAAAGATGTTGAAACACGCTATCGTCAACGCTACCTCGATTTGATTGTCAATCCAGAAGTAAGAAATACTTTTGTAACACGTAGTAAAATTATTAAATCCTTACGAAGCATATTGGATAAACGTGATTATTTAGAAGTAGAAACACCAATGATGCACCCAATTGCAGGTGGTGCTGCAGCCCGTCCTTTTGTTACACACCATAATGCATTAGATATGAATTTATTTATGAGAATAGCACCTGAATTGTATCTAAAACGCTTGATTGTTGGCGGGTTTGAGAGAGTGTATGAAGTCGGACGTGTTTTTAGAAATGAAGGCATTTCCGTTAGGCATAATCCAGAATTTACAATAGTAGAATTGTACCAGGCTTATTCTGATTACCAAGATCTGATGCGTTTAACAGAAGATGTTGTTTCAGGTATCGCCTTAGAGGTACTGGGAACGACGCAGATTACCTATCAAGGACAAGAAATTAATCTAGCGCCACCTTGGAATCGAATGACTATGCCTGAAGCAGTAAAAAAATATACAGATGTTGATTTTGATACCGTTACAACGATTGAAGAAGCAAGAAATATTGCAGATCGCTTAGGTGTTAAATATGAGAAGAAGAATGGCATTGGTGGCATTTTAAATAATATTTTTGAAGATAAGGTCGAGGAACATCTGATTCAGCCTACCTTTATTATTGGACATCCTACTGAGATTTCTCCATTGGCCAAGCGTAATAAAGAAAATCCTGATATTACAGATCGTTTTGAAGTTTTCGTCTTTGCACGTGAATTGGCGAATGGTTTCTCTGAATTAAACGATCCCATTGATCAAGAGGGACGTTTTAATTCCCAAGTAGAACAACGTGAGTCCGGTGATGATGAGGCACATATGATGGATCATGATTATGTGAATGCTTTGGAGTACGGCTTGCCGCCAACAGGTGGCTTGGGTATTGGTATTGATCGCTTAGTTATGTTGCTCACAGACAGTCCTTCTATTAGAGATGTTCTTCTTTTCCCCCATATGCGCCATAAGGAATAG
- a CDS encoding rubrerythrin family protein, with amino-acid sequence MKTEKNLADGFAGESQANIKYLAFAKKAEAEGYTQAAKLFRAAAEAEMIHAHSHLNALGKVKTTADNLQAAIAGETYEFSEMYPQFLADAKTEENTTAAIRSFTLANEAEKVHAKLYQKALTSLDTKENFDYYLCTICGHIHEGSAPDACPICGAKAQAYKKF; translated from the coding sequence ATGAAAACTGAAAAAAACTTAGCTGACGGTTTTGCTGGTGAATCACAAGCCAATATTAAGTACTTAGCTTTTGCTAAAAAAGCGGAAGCAGAAGGGTATACACAAGCTGCTAAGCTTTTTCGTGCAGCTGCAGAAGCTGAAATGATTCATGCTCATTCTCATTTGAATGCCTTAGGTAAAGTAAAAACAACAGCCGATAATCTTCAAGCAGCCATTGCTGGCGAAACCTACGAGTTTAGTGAAATGTACCCACAATTCCTTGCAGATGCAAAGACAGAAGAAAATACTACTGCGGCAATACGCTCTTTTACACTTGCTAACGAAGCCGAAAAAGTACATGCTAAATTATACCAAAAAGCACTTACTAGCTTAGATACTAAAGAAAACTTTGACTATTATCTCTGTACTATCTGCGGTCATATTCACGAAGGTAGTGCACCAGATGCATGTCCTATCTGTGGAGCAAAAGCGCAAGCTTATAAAAAATTCTAA
- a CDS encoding sigma 54-interacting transcriptional regulator — protein MYYEKKAVIQHQKGIHTRVAAMIVQKAHEFNMKYQTSIFFRYKDREKILANSLMLFCSLRIKAGDEVWVIGSGNYAELVVEQMVAFLESDFHLDNAETISKVDKLLQDNSFTAEQIFNSMANGLMVSDENDLVTIFNPAAEGILGIPASAVIGKKVYDVIPNSRLHLVNRSGIPELACKQLIGNSSTITNRTPVIIDGQIKGAVAIFEDISALEKVTWELQEIKELKERLQLILESVQDGICVVNKDGCITYVNPAYLRIVNQQYEELVGQNTKEISPQGARSTVLSSGKQILSNISQKSNGVTVVANVNPIIVDGELTGVVSVVKDITEVHSFMEKLNHISAKAEYLEQELWRTKKPNRAFEHFIGRSGKVLDALAMATKAAEGSSNVLIRGESGTGKELVAEGIHYASVRANGPFIRVNCGAIPTNLLESELFGHEKGAFTGAIRRKLGRFELANKGTIFLDEIGEMEKSMQVKLLRVLQKKEFERVGGEVTIKVNVRIIAATNRDLEKMLISGEFREDLYYRLNVIPLLLPPLRERKEDIPMLVEYFLDKISRELAKPPKSIKSDALAVLMQYKWPGNVRELENMIERMVTLTEGSSISAKHLPSYLKEELLLEKKEQNNFITDDIVLTWNEYEKLIIRLALGKYGSFNSAGKALGLTHKTIAAKAKKYGIEKTVSW, from the coding sequence TTGTATTATGAAAAAAAAGCAGTTATTCAACACCAAAAAGGAATACATACAAGGGTTGCTGCTATGATAGTACAAAAAGCTCATGAGTTTAATATGAAATATCAAACTTCAATATTCTTTCGCTATAAAGATCGAGAAAAAATACTAGCAAATAGTTTGATGCTATTTTGTTCTCTAAGAATAAAGGCGGGAGATGAAGTATGGGTTATAGGTAGCGGGAATTATGCTGAATTAGTAGTGGAGCAGATGGTAGCATTCTTAGAAAGTGATTTTCATTTGGACAATGCTGAGACGATTAGTAAAGTTGATAAGTTACTTCAAGATAATTCTTTTACGGCAGAACAGATTTTTAATAGTATGGCGAATGGATTAATGGTAAGTGATGAAAATGACTTAGTGACTATATTTAATCCAGCTGCAGAAGGGATTTTAGGAATTCCCGCCAGCGCCGTTATCGGCAAAAAAGTATATGACGTAATTCCTAATTCGAGACTACATCTTGTTAATAGATCAGGAATCCCTGAACTGGCTTGTAAGCAACTTATTGGCAATTCTAGTACAATTACGAATCGTACTCCGGTTATAATTGATGGGCAGATCAAAGGAGCGGTTGCTATTTTTGAAGATATTTCCGCGCTAGAAAAGGTCACATGGGAATTACAAGAAATCAAAGAGTTAAAAGAGCGGTTACAATTAATTTTAGAATCAGTACAAGATGGTATTTGTGTTGTTAATAAAGACGGATGTATTACATATGTAAATCCGGCATATTTACGAATTGTTAATCAGCAGTATGAAGAATTAGTCGGTCAAAATACAAAAGAAATTTCTCCTCAAGGAGCTCGATCTACAGTTCTTTCGTCTGGAAAGCAGATTTTGAGTAATATTAGCCAAAAATCTAATGGAGTGACTGTAGTTGCCAATGTTAATCCTATAATTGTTGATGGGGAATTAACAGGAGTTGTATCCGTCGTAAAAGATATTACAGAAGTTCATAGTTTCATGGAGAAATTAAATCATATTTCTGCAAAAGCTGAGTATTTAGAGCAAGAGTTATGGCGCACGAAAAAGCCAAATCGTGCATTTGAACATTTTATTGGACGCAGTGGTAAAGTATTAGATGCTTTAGCTATGGCAACCAAAGCCGCGGAAGGATCTTCTAATGTATTAATTCGTGGTGAAAGCGGTACGGGTAAGGAATTAGTAGCAGAAGGAATCCATTACGCTAGTGTTAGAGCGAATGGTCCCTTTATTCGGGTTAATTGTGGCGCTATTCCAACTAATTTATTGGAAAGTGAACTTTTCGGACATGAAAAGGGTGCTTTTACAGGAGCTATTCGTAGAAAGCTGGGGAGATTTGAATTAGCGAACAAGGGCACAATTTTTTTAGACGAAATAGGTGAAATGGAAAAAAGTATGCAAGTAAAGTTATTGCGTGTATTACAGAAAAAAGAATTTGAGCGGGTAGGTGGGGAAGTTACAATTAAAGTAAATGTGCGGATTATCGCCGCTACTAATCGGGATTTAGAAAAGATGTTGATAAGTGGTGAGTTCCGGGAAGATTTATATTATCGCCTAAATGTTATTCCCCTCTTATTGCCACCACTAAGGGAACGGAAAGAAGATATTCCCATGTTAGTTGAGTATTTTCTAGATAAGATAAGTCGCGAATTAGCAAAACCTCCTAAAAGTATTAAGAGTGATGCTTTAGCAGTACTTATGCAATATAAATGGCCAGGGAACGTTCGGGAGTTAGAAAATATGATCGAGAGAATGGTGACCTTAACAGAAGGAAGTTCAATCTCAGCAAAACATTTGCCTAGTTATCTAAAAGAAGAACTCTTGTTAGAAAAAAAAGAACAGAATAACTTTATTACGGATGATATTGTTTTAACTTGGAATGAGTATGAAAAATTGATAATAAGACTGGCCTTGGGAAAGTACGGGAGTTTTAATAGTGCTGGTAAGGCATTGGGGTTGACCCATAAAACGATAGCAGCGAAAGCAAAAAAATATGGAATTGAAAAAACAGTATCTTGGTAA